In Streptomyces sp. NBC_00483, a single window of DNA contains:
- a CDS encoding MarR family winged helix-turn-helix transcriptional regulator, whose protein sequence is MHLSPESLDATEAQRIEGAARGLLRGIAQLGQSLFREGEFGLTRSQVALLDALEGGPCRVTGLAARTGMAQPRVTVLLQKLGEAGLVERRRCEDDRRAVETSLTPAGRALLETGRQRMAAALLTALEGGAVDEPERAVSTARDALNTLLNAMEAEAS, encoded by the coding sequence ATGCATCTATCCCCGGAGTCCCTCGACGCCACCGAGGCCCAGCGCATCGAAGGCGCCGCCCGAGGGCTTCTGCGGGGGATCGCCCAGCTCGGTCAGTCCCTCTTCAGGGAGGGCGAGTTCGGGCTCACGCGGAGCCAGGTTGCGCTGCTCGACGCGCTGGAGGGCGGGCCGTGCCGGGTGACCGGGCTCGCCGCCCGTACCGGCATGGCGCAGCCGCGCGTCACCGTGCTCCTCCAGAAGCTGGGGGAGGCCGGGCTCGTCGAGCGGCGGCGCTGCGAGGACGACCGGCGCGCCGTCGAGACCTCGCTGACGCCGGCGGGACGCGCCCTGCTCGAAACGGGGCGGCAGCGGATGGCCGCCGCCCTGCTGACCGCACTCGAGGGCGGCGCCGTCGACGAACCGGAGCGCGCGGTGTCCACCGCGCGGGATGCCCTGAACACCCTGTTGAACGCCATGGAAGCGGAGGCCAGTTGA
- a CDS encoding FUSC family protein translates to MTTPGTLPDQHTAASDAPPGADLAPHRVAGPRRWWDWVLAADPGLGQLQTGWRTLVAMVTALTVGYAMAEALGIPDMIGMMVAGMMGLMSAFAVAENTWDRLARAILWMPFPYTAALWLCATMNGERVPQMVLMIAALAVTFLLARFGAIPLVTGMMLFNGMMVGMLAGIPVALVGKAFAVALVSAAAVLVTRLVLCYPMPREDLLRTQRAFVVEARRVADAAVDAVDPDADQERAVRRMDRSLRRLNITTVTIDGRLAQPEVAADPAAAELLHRHLFDAELALRGIGQAVQELTRLPVPEQLREALAVGLVLARDTPIREAEGLQPAAAHIQERAEAVLADPAASAEDVEAAVLARRVGHLLDSLARALHNWLTLGASAVAGKAEVPFKPTVALENNRLPGSAGPTRRVLAGTTESGWRRAIPYIRVPAHAAVAAAIVVPISDAIDPGRFYWGLVGVMITLFGTNTTHERLRKFGHRMVGTVIGAVLGILLVHLVGRDHVYWTLAIIVAGLTFGAWGMARAYACWVVGLVVALCQLYAMTTPESGMDHLLGERLLDNGIGVLVATACAALIFPLARRTVVQEAERGYVDVLAQVVAQVEQRWTQPDTPVRLRGAARAVDAALLQVQSVAKPLVRMPVGVSGPAAEHRVALLTSATGHARALASAADIDVDLPPRLVERARLVTATVTASLKELDRFFATGEPEGTYRRVSPLLRELRSELAPARSGQRALRLHTALRELDALDETLAAYAEQSGLPVATGNGTAQRPASPMQRRTRAVMAAWGEPRPVPQPQPQPQPQAQPRPVPTPKPVPEAQAPQQRSEAAPVSRARVTGRVECVEHPAGCPAWITVISARGKRLAKAAVNQGSYTVEGLPAGTHTLVISASQHTPRAELVSVEDTLGVVQHDIRLSH, encoded by the coding sequence TTGACCACCCCGGGCACCCTGCCGGACCAGCACACAGCCGCGAGCGACGCCCCACCAGGGGCCGACCTCGCACCCCACCGCGTGGCAGGGCCCCGCAGATGGTGGGACTGGGTCCTCGCGGCCGACCCCGGACTCGGTCAGCTGCAGACCGGCTGGCGCACCCTCGTCGCCATGGTGACCGCGCTCACCGTCGGCTACGCGATGGCCGAGGCGCTCGGTATCCCCGACATGATCGGCATGATGGTCGCCGGGATGATGGGCCTGATGAGCGCCTTCGCGGTCGCCGAGAACACCTGGGACCGCCTCGCCCGCGCCATCCTGTGGATGCCGTTCCCGTACACCGCCGCGCTGTGGCTGTGCGCGACCATGAACGGCGAGCGCGTACCGCAGATGGTGCTGATGATCGCGGCCCTCGCCGTGACCTTCCTGCTCGCCAGGTTCGGTGCGATTCCGCTGGTCACCGGCATGATGCTGTTCAACGGCATGATGGTCGGCATGCTCGCGGGCATCCCCGTCGCGCTCGTCGGCAAGGCGTTCGCGGTCGCGCTGGTGTCCGCCGCCGCCGTCCTCGTGACGCGCCTGGTGCTGTGTTACCCGATGCCCCGCGAGGACCTGCTGCGCACCCAGCGCGCCTTCGTGGTCGAGGCGCGTCGCGTCGCCGACGCCGCCGTGGACGCCGTCGACCCCGACGCCGACCAGGAGCGGGCCGTGCGCCGCATGGACCGTTCCCTGCGCCGCCTGAACATCACCACCGTGACGATCGACGGCCGCCTCGCCCAGCCCGAGGTCGCCGCCGACCCGGCCGCCGCCGAACTCCTGCACCGGCATCTCTTCGACGCCGAGCTCGCGCTGCGCGGCATCGGCCAGGCCGTCCAGGAGCTGACCCGGCTGCCCGTCCCCGAGCAGCTGCGCGAGGCTCTCGCCGTGGGCCTCGTGCTCGCCCGCGACACCCCGATACGCGAGGCCGAGGGCCTCCAGCCGGCCGCCGCCCACATCCAGGAGCGCGCCGAGGCGGTCCTGGCCGATCCTGCCGCCTCCGCCGAGGACGTGGAGGCCGCGGTGCTCGCGCGCCGTGTCGGCCATCTCCTCGACTCCCTCGCCCGCGCCCTGCACAACTGGCTCACGCTCGGCGCGAGCGCCGTCGCGGGCAAGGCCGAGGTGCCGTTCAAGCCGACCGTCGCCCTGGAGAACAACCGGCTGCCCGGCTCCGCGGGCCCCACCCGCCGCGTGCTCGCCGGGACCACCGAGTCCGGCTGGCGCCGCGCCATCCCGTACATCCGGGTCCCCGCGCACGCCGCCGTGGCCGCCGCGATCGTCGTCCCGATCTCCGACGCCATCGACCCCGGCCGCTTCTACTGGGGCCTGGTCGGCGTGATGATCACGCTGTTCGGCACCAACACCACCCATGAGCGGCTGCGGAAGTTCGGCCACCGCATGGTCGGCACCGTCATCGGCGCCGTCCTCGGCATCCTCCTCGTCCACCTCGTCGGCCGTGACCACGTCTACTGGACGCTCGCGATCATCGTCGCCGGACTCACCTTCGGCGCCTGGGGCATGGCCCGCGCCTACGCCTGCTGGGTCGTCGGCCTCGTCGTCGCCCTGTGCCAGCTGTACGCGATGACCACGCCCGAGAGCGGCATGGACCACCTGCTGGGCGAGCGGCTCCTGGACAACGGCATCGGCGTCCTCGTCGCCACCGCCTGCGCCGCGCTGATCTTCCCGCTGGCCCGCCGCACCGTCGTCCAGGAGGCCGAGCGCGGCTACGTCGACGTACTCGCCCAGGTCGTCGCGCAGGTCGAGCAGCGCTGGACGCAGCCCGACACCCCGGTGCGGCTGCGCGGCGCCGCCCGCGCCGTGGACGCCGCGCTGCTCCAGGTGCAGTCCGTCGCCAAGCCGCTCGTGCGCATGCCGGTCGGCGTCAGCGGCCCGGCGGCCGAGCACCGCGTCGCCCTGCTGACCTCGGCCACCGGCCACGCCCGCGCCCTGGCCTCGGCCGCCGACATAGACGTGGACCTGCCGCCGCGGCTCGTCGAGCGTGCCCGCCTCGTCACCGCCACGGTCACCGCGTCCCTCAAGGAACTCGACCGGTTCTTCGCGACCGGCGAGCCCGAGGGCACGTACCGCAGGGTCAGCCCGCTCCTTCGGGAGCTGCGCTCCGAGCTGGCCCCGGCCAGGTCCGGACAGCGCGCCCTGCGCCTGCACACCGCGCTGCGCGAACTCGACGCCCTGGACGAGACGTTGGCCGCGTACGCCGAGCAGTCGGGCCTGCCCGTCGCCACCGGTAACGGCACCGCACAGCGGCCCGCGTCGCCGATGCAGCGCCGCACCCGCGCGGTGATGGCGGCCTGGGGCGAACCGCGTCCGGTGCCGCAGCCGCAGCCGCAGCCGCAGCCGCAGGCGCAGCCCCGGCCGGTGCCCACGCCCAAGCCGGTCCCGGAGGCACAGGCTCCGCAGCAGCGTAGTGAAGCGGCCCCGGTGAGCCGGGCCCGCGTCACCGGCCGGGTGGAGTGCGTCGAGCACCCCGCGGGCTGCCCCGCCTGGATCACCGTGATCAGCGCCCGCGGCAAGCGGCTCGCCAAGGCCGCGGTGAACCAGGGGAGTTACACGGTGGAGGGGCTGCCCGCGGGCACCCACACCCTCGTGATCTCCGCGTCGCAGCACACACCGCGTGCCGAACTGGTCAGCGTGGAGGACACGTTGGGCGTCGTACAGCACGACATCCGACTGTCGCACTGA
- the ctaD gene encoding aa3-type cytochrome oxidase subunit I → MTSLESAASAEAPDSEAAHARQPGAVVIKWLTTTDHKTIGSLYLITSFVFFCVGGIMALFMRAELARPGLQILSNEQFNQAFTMHGLIMLLMFATPLFSGFANWIMPLQIGAPDVAFPRLNMFAYWLYLFGSLMAAAALLTPQGAPDFGWFMYAPLSDAIHTTSIGADMGIMGLAFSGFGTILGSVNFITTIICMRMPGMTMFRMPIFTWNVLLTGVLVLLAFPVLAAALFALEADRKFGAHVFDAANGGALLWQHLFWFFGHPEVYIIALPFFGIVSEVIPVFSRKPIFGYSGLVGATIAIAGLSVTVWAHHMYVTGGVLLPFFSFMTFLIAVPTGVKFFNWIGTMWKGSLSFETPMLWSVGFLVTFLFGGLTGVILAAPPLDFHISDSYFVVAHFHYVVFGTVVFAMFAGFHFWWPKMTGKMLDERLGKITFWTLFVGFHGTFLVQHWLGVEGMPRRYADYLASDGFTALNTISSISAFLLGLSMLPFFYNVWKTAKYGKKIEVDDPWGYGRSLEWATSCPPPRHNFTTLPRVRSESPAFDLHHPGVAALDHAENRHEDASA, encoded by the coding sequence ATGACGTCCCTGGAGAGCGCCGCGAGCGCCGAGGCACCGGATTCGGAGGCCGCCCACGCGCGGCAGCCCGGTGCCGTGGTGATCAAGTGGCTCACCACCACTGACCACAAGACGATCGGCTCGCTGTATCTGATCACGTCGTTCGTGTTCTTCTGCGTCGGTGGCATCATGGCGCTCTTCATGCGCGCCGAACTGGCCCGCCCCGGCCTGCAGATCCTGTCGAACGAACAGTTCAACCAGGCCTTCACGATGCACGGCCTGATCATGCTGCTGATGTTCGCGACGCCGCTGTTCTCCGGCTTCGCGAACTGGATCATGCCCCTGCAGATCGGTGCCCCCGACGTCGCGTTCCCGCGGCTGAACATGTTCGCCTACTGGCTGTACCTGTTCGGCTCGCTGATGGCGGCCGCGGCGCTGCTCACCCCGCAGGGCGCCCCCGACTTCGGCTGGTTCATGTACGCGCCGCTGTCGGACGCGATCCACACCACGAGCATCGGTGCCGACATGGGCATCATGGGGCTCGCCTTCTCGGGCTTCGGCACCATTCTCGGCTCGGTCAACTTCATCACCACCATCATCTGCATGCGGATGCCCGGCATGACGATGTTCCGCATGCCGATCTTCACGTGGAACGTGCTGCTGACCGGTGTGCTGGTCCTGCTGGCCTTCCCGGTGCTGGCCGCCGCGCTGTTCGCCCTGGAGGCGGACCGCAAGTTCGGTGCCCATGTGTTCGACGCGGCCAATGGTGGCGCGCTGCTGTGGCAGCACCTCTTCTGGTTCTTCGGCCACCCGGAGGTGTACATCATCGCCCTGCCGTTCTTCGGCATCGTCTCCGAAGTGATCCCGGTCTTCTCGCGCAAGCCGATCTTCGGCTACTCGGGCCTTGTCGGCGCCACGATCGCGATCGCCGGTCTCTCCGTGACGGTGTGGGCGCACCACATGTACGTCACCGGTGGTGTGCTGCTGCCGTTCTTCTCCTTCATGACGTTCCTGATCGCCGTGCCAACGGGCGTGAAGTTCTTCAACTGGATCGGAACGATGTGGAAGGGCTCGCTGTCCTTCGAGACACCGATGCTGTGGTCGGTCGGCTTCCTCGTGACCTTCCTGTTCGGCGGTCTGACCGGTGTCATCCTGGCCGCGCCGCCGCTGGACTTCCACATCTCGGACTCGTACTTCGTGGTGGCGCACTTCCACTACGTGGTCTTCGGCACTGTGGTCTTCGCGATGTTCGCGGGCTTCCATTTCTGGTGGCCGAAGATGACCGGCAAGATGCTCGACGAGCGCCTCGGCAAGATCACCTTCTGGACGCTGTTCGTCGGCTTCCACGGCACGTTCCTGGTGCAGCACTGGCTGGGTGTCGAGGGCATGCCGCGCCGGTACGCGGACTATCTGGCGTCGGACGGCTTCACCGCTCTGAACACGATCTCGTCGATCTCGGCGTTCCTGCTGGGCCTGTCGATGCTGCCGTTCTTCTACAACGTCTGGAAGACCGCCAAGTACGGCAAGAAGATCGAGGTCGACGACCCGTGGGGCTACGGCCGTTCGCTGGAGTGGGCGACGTCCTGCCCGCCGCCGCGGCACAACTTCACCACCCTGCCCCGCGTCCGCTCCGAGTCCCCGGCCTTCGATCTGCACCACCCCGGCGTCGCCGCCCTCGACCACGCCGAGAACCGGCACGAGGACGCGTCCGCATGA
- a CDS encoding AraC family transcriptional regulator, with the protein MYGKSENRDDYQDVPRPLAAMARDLVDGHHIPPHHHRRAQLIYGTTGAITVTTGHGTWVVPATRGAWIPGGLTHAMTCAGAVAMRTLYIATDTAVSLPAAPTVVSVSPLLRELIDEATRIPVEYDHEGRDGVLMNLLLHELAPHPVPALHLPTPNDPHLDALCAAIRERPDERWTTGQAAAHAHLSARSLQRRFAAATGMSLARWVQQARLIHAVTLLARGVPVTTISGAVGYATPSAFTAMFRRALGTPPTAYFT; encoded by the coding sequence ATGTACGGCAAGAGCGAGAATCGGGACGACTACCAGGACGTGCCGCGGCCCCTGGCCGCGATGGCCCGTGACCTGGTCGACGGGCATCACATCCCGCCGCACCACCACCGCCGCGCGCAGCTGATCTACGGCACCACGGGCGCCATCACCGTCACCACCGGTCACGGCACCTGGGTCGTCCCCGCCACCCGCGGCGCCTGGATCCCGGGCGGTCTCACCCACGCGATGACCTGCGCGGGGGCCGTGGCCATGCGCACCCTGTACATCGCCACCGACACAGCCGTGAGCCTGCCCGCCGCGCCCACCGTCGTCTCGGTCTCCCCGCTGCTCCGCGAGCTGATCGACGAGGCGACCCGGATCCCGGTGGAGTACGACCACGAGGGCCGCGACGGCGTCCTGATGAACCTGCTGCTGCACGAGCTCGCTCCGCACCCGGTGCCCGCGCTGCACCTGCCGACGCCGAACGACCCGCACCTCGACGCTTTGTGCGCGGCGATCCGGGAGCGGCCGGACGAACGCTGGACGACAGGGCAGGCGGCCGCGCACGCGCATCTCAGCGCGCGCAGTCTGCAGCGCCGGTTCGCGGCCGCGACGGGAATGAGCCTGGCCCGCTGGGTCCAGCAGGCCAGGCTCATCCACGCGGTGACGCTGCTCGCCAGGGGCGTGCCCGTCACCACGATCTCCGGCGCGGTCGGCTACGCGACGCCCAGCGCGTTCACGGCGATGTTCCGCCGGGCGCTGGGCACGCCGCCGACCGCGTACTTCACCTGA
- a CDS encoding MFS transporter has product MNAAPPRTQALTVLLAVTCAVTAANVYLCQPILGSVAASLGTSPDALGAVPTATQLGYALGILLVVPAGDSHDRRRIILALGTASSVALAACALAPSVTFLAVAGFVVGLCSPVPQLITPLAVALADESGAGPGRGRTVGAVQGGLLVGVLASRAYAGALAEIAGWRTVYVASCLLTLALMGVLARRLPRSQGRATASYKTALASLPGLARQPLVARVVVSGALVGIAFGAFWTTLTFLVTDTYGLGSTAAGMFGLVAAVSALASPYAGRSAERLGRRGAIALLTALVLVGWLVMLPAGGGSLVALVVGVIVLDVGVWGGQAVCQTVLFTLDPAVHSRLNTVYFTLRFLGIALGSLVGTVAWGAGGWPGVVVTGMVAAAAGLVVGVLPLPARARAPQEVSPPRTRG; this is encoded by the coding sequence GTGAACGCCGCACCTCCCAGAACCCAAGCCCTGACGGTCCTCCTCGCGGTCACCTGCGCCGTGACCGCCGCGAACGTCTACCTGTGCCAGCCGATCCTCGGCTCGGTCGCCGCCTCCCTCGGCACGTCCCCCGACGCGCTGGGCGCGGTGCCGACCGCCACCCAGCTCGGCTACGCGCTCGGCATCCTGCTGGTCGTCCCGGCCGGCGACAGCCACGACAGGCGCCGGATCATCCTCGCCCTCGGCACGGCCTCCTCCGTCGCCCTCGCCGCCTGCGCCCTCGCACCCTCGGTGACCTTCCTTGCCGTGGCCGGCTTCGTCGTCGGGCTGTGCTCGCCGGTGCCGCAGCTGATCACCCCGCTCGCCGTCGCCCTGGCCGACGAAAGCGGGGCCGGGCCGGGCCGCGGGCGCACCGTCGGAGCGGTGCAGGGTGGCCTGCTCGTCGGAGTGCTCGCCTCGCGCGCGTACGCGGGCGCCCTCGCCGAGATCGCCGGATGGCGCACCGTGTACGTCGCGTCCTGCCTGCTCACGCTGGCGCTCATGGGCGTACTCGCCCGCCGGCTGCCCAGGTCGCAGGGGCGCGCCACCGCCTCGTACAAGACGGCACTGGCCTCGCTGCCCGGCCTCGCCCGGCAGCCGCTCGTGGCGCGGGTCGTGGTGTCCGGGGCGCTGGTCGGCATCGCGTTCGGCGCGTTCTGGACCACCCTGACGTTCCTGGTCACGGACACCTACGGGCTCGGGTCGACCGCCGCCGGGATGTTCGGCCTGGTCGCCGCCGTGAGCGCGCTCGCCTCGCCGTACGCGGGCCGGAGCGCGGAACGGCTCGGCAGACGCGGGGCGATCGCCCTGCTGACCGCGCTCGTGCTGGTCGGCTGGCTGGTCATGCTGCCGGCCGGGGGCGGCTCGCTCGTGGCGCTCGTCGTGGGCGTGATCGTGCTCGACGTCGGCGTGTGGGGCGGTCAGGCCGTCTGCCAGACCGTCCTGTTCACCCTCGACCCGGCCGTGCACAGCCGCCTCAACACCGTGTACTTCACGCTGCGCTTCCTGGGGATCGCGCTGGGCTCGCTGGTCGGCACCGTGGCGTGGGGCGCGGGCGGCTGGCCGGGCGTCGTGGTCACCGGCATGGTCGCGGCCGCCGCCGGGCTCGTCGTCGGGGTGCTGCCGCTGCCGGCGCGGGCGAGGGCGCCGCAGGAGGTCAGCCCACCGAGAACGAGGGGCTGA
- a CDS encoding Ser-Thr-rich GPI-anchored membrane family protein has protein sequence MRRTGFLSFAAAPLLAFAPMAEPAQAQALTVTEPAAGSVHSSGASMFVTWNNPTGQKLDMWLVRGDAHRVVQLASRLTAAPRSETSTVLPNVPNGNGYAIELVSRDGGERGLSPSFSVG, from the coding sequence ATGCGCCGCACCGGATTCCTCTCTTTCGCCGCCGCCCCGCTCCTGGCCTTCGCGCCCATGGCCGAGCCGGCCCAGGCCCAGGCCCTGACCGTCACGGAGCCCGCCGCGGGCTCCGTGCACAGCTCGGGCGCCAGCATGTTCGTCACCTGGAACAACCCCACCGGCCAGAAGCTGGACATGTGGCTCGTCCGGGGCGACGCCCACCGCGTCGTGCAGCTCGCGTCGCGGCTGACCGCGGCGCCACGCAGTGAGACGTCCACCGTCCTGCCGAACGTGCCGAACGGCAACGGCTACGCGATCGAGCTCGTCAGCCGCGACGGCGGCGAGCGCGGCCTCAGCCCCTCGTTCTCGGTGGGCTGA
- a CDS encoding DUF5709 domain-containing protein, whose translation MTERSDSAMGDEVYQPSGPDVRDDEGILEIEDTLNDRGVDPYDEGWSPPERPLAVEHSGNTAAERQAGETLDERLAEERPDPVIDAYEALESGEEDGDDVGDLRDGDGEPLDSEVGTERAGRLIAPDEGAHEDAEKDMLAQDAGYGGGAASAEEAAMHVVDDET comes from the coding sequence ATGACCGAGCGCAGCGACTCGGCCATGGGCGACGAGGTGTATCAGCCCTCGGGCCCTGACGTGCGGGACGACGAGGGCATCCTCGAGATCGAGGACACCCTGAACGACCGTGGCGTCGATCCGTACGACGAGGGATGGTCGCCGCCCGAGCGCCCGCTGGCCGTCGAGCACAGCGGCAACACGGCGGCAGAGCGGCAGGCGGGCGAGACGCTCGACGAGCGCCTCGCGGAGGAGCGGCCCGACCCCGTCATCGACGCGTACGAGGCGCTGGAGTCCGGCGAGGAGGACGGCGACGACGTGGGCGATCTGCGTGACGGCGACGGCGAACCACTGGACTCAGAGGTGGGCACCGAGCGCGCCGGCCGCCTGATCGCACCGGACGAGGGCGCCCATGAGGACGCCGAGAAGGACATGTTGGCCCAGGACGCCGGCTACGGCGGGGGCGCGGCATCGGCGGAGGAGGCCGCCATGCACGTGGTCGACGACGAGACCTGA
- a CDS encoding YkvA family protein — MDSTTWIVLGTLAALAMLVVVVVLLVRVFKARKLLVDAGIPLHNKALFWAAVAYTISPVDLMPDPIYLDDIGVLLLALKMLHAAAHRSGLRGDGPDLSGPVSNQGRTKES, encoded by the coding sequence ATGGACAGCACGACGTGGATCGTTCTCGGCACGCTCGCGGCACTCGCGATGCTGGTGGTTGTCGTGGTGCTCCTGGTCCGGGTGTTCAAAGCGCGCAAACTGCTCGTCGACGCCGGCATCCCGCTGCACAACAAGGCGCTGTTCTGGGCCGCGGTCGCCTACACGATCTCTCCGGTCGACCTGATGCCCGACCCGATCTACCTCGACGACATCGGCGTCCTGCTGCTCGCCCTGAAGATGCTGCACGCCGCCGCGCACCGCTCGGGCCTGCGCGGCGACGGGCCCGACCTGTCCGGACCGGTCTCCAACCAGGGCCGCACAAAGGAAAGTTGA
- a CDS encoding pectinesterase family protein, whose product MRSMFRQLVSTIRPQLRAGPLIAVLLIPLGVASPATAASVESGRAVSLAPTGTDAGVCADTSLRLAFDSTVHLGKEGRLTVHRADGSAADVIDLADPATDQRTVGDARSAYGEPHRWTYEPVVVDGRGATVVPHHPLDPGQEYYVTVDAGFFVGFAGITSPDAWRFRTARGPRPGTTKLSVDARGGGDFCTVQGAVDFVPHGNTRKVTVDVAPGTYREIVYVGEDRRHLRVRGAGAGRTVIGYPNNNLLNGDSAMGDVPPEQSYCPRRVLPEPDRFNCWRAAFGVDADDFRLSDATVHNMTPEGGSQAEAFRGNGDRIVLDHVRVVSFQDSLRLQGRAFVTDSYVEGDVDFVWGTGGVFVQNSELKALDIGYISQIRNAADGPGNVFVNTRLTRADSVADGSVLLSRIDSRFPASQAVFIDTAMDRHIAPVGWGLTGFDCGSAQGLRFWEYGSKDLTGAPVDTSARLACSRQLTAAEAREWRDPARLLDGWDPRTDSTRTDGK is encoded by the coding sequence ATGCGATCGATGTTCCGTCAGCTCGTGTCCACGATCCGCCCGCAACTGCGGGCGGGACCCCTGATAGCCGTCCTCCTGATACCTCTCGGCGTGGCGTCGCCGGCGACCGCCGCCTCGGTCGAATCCGGGCGCGCCGTGTCCCTCGCGCCCACCGGTACGGACGCCGGGGTGTGCGCCGACACCTCGCTGCGTCTCGCCTTCGACTCGACCGTCCACCTCGGCAAGGAGGGCCGGCTGACCGTGCACCGGGCGGACGGCAGCGCCGCGGACGTCATCGACCTCGCCGACCCGGCGACCGACCAGCGGACCGTCGGCGACGCCCGGTCCGCGTACGGTGAACCGCACCGCTGGACGTACGAGCCCGTGGTCGTGGACGGGCGCGGGGCCACCGTCGTGCCGCACCACCCGCTCGATCCGGGCCAGGAGTACTACGTCACCGTCGACGCGGGCTTCTTCGTCGGGTTCGCGGGGATCACCTCACCCGACGCCTGGCGCTTCAGGACCGCGCGCGGGCCCCGCCCCGGTACGACGAAGCTGAGCGTCGACGCGCGTGGCGGCGGCGACTTCTGCACCGTGCAGGGCGCCGTCGACTTCGTGCCGCACGGCAACACCCGCAAGGTCACCGTCGATGTCGCACCCGGCACGTACCGGGAGATCGTGTACGTCGGCGAGGACCGGCGGCACCTGCGCGTGCGTGGCGCGGGAGCGGGCCGCACCGTCATCGGCTACCCCAACAACAACCTGCTCAACGGGGACAGCGCGATGGGCGACGTGCCGCCCGAGCAGAGCTACTGCCCGCGCCGTGTGCTGCCGGAGCCCGACCGGTTCAACTGCTGGCGCGCCGCGTTCGGCGTCGACGCCGACGACTTCCGCCTCAGCGACGCCACCGTGCACAACATGACGCCCGAGGGCGGGTCGCAGGCCGAGGCGTTCCGCGGCAACGGCGACCGGATCGTCCTCGACCACGTCCGTGTCGTCAGCTTCCAGGACAGCCTGCGCCTGCAGGGCCGCGCGTTCGTCACCGACAGCTATGTCGAGGGCGACGTGGACTTCGTATGGGGCACCGGCGGCGTCTTCGTCCAGAACTCCGAGCTGAAGGCGCTCGACATCGGGTACATCAGCCAGATCCGCAACGCCGCCGACGGGCCGGGCAACGTCTTCGTCAACACCCGCCTCACGCGGGCGGATTCGGTGGCCGACGGCAGTGTGCTGCTGAGCCGGATCGACAGCCGCTTCCCGGCCAGCCAGGCCGTCTTCATCGACACGGCCATGGACCGGCACATCGCGCCCGTCGGCTGGGGGCTTACCGGCTTCGACTGCGGCAGTGCGCAGGGGCTCAGGTTCTGGGAGTACGGCAGCAAGGACCTCACCGGGGCGCCCGTCGACACCAGTGCGCGCCTCGCCTGCTCACGGCAGCTCACCGCCGCCGAGGCCCGCGAGTGGCGCGACCCGGCCCGGCTCCTCGACGGCTGGGACCCGCGCACCGACTCCACACGTACTGACGGGAAGTGA